DNA from Bordetella genomosp. 13:
CGCCCACGACGGGCAGTATCCGCGTGGCCGGGCAGCCGGTGCAGGGCCGCGTGCCGCCGGCCCTGGGCTACATCTTCCAGAAGGACACGCTGCTGCCCTGGTACAGCGTGCGCAAGAACGTGGCGCTGGGCCTGCGGTTCCAGGGCGTGCCCGCCCAGCGTATCGCGCCGCGCGTGGCCGAACTGCTGGAGCTGGGCCATCTTTCGGGCTTTGCCGACGCGTATCCGCACCAGTTGTCCGGCGGCATGCGCCGGCGCGTGGCGCTGTTGATGAGCCTGGCCGTCGAGCCGCGCATCCTGCTGCTGGACGAACCCTTCGGCGCGCTGGACACGCATACCAAGACTCACCTGCACCGCGAACTGATGGAGATCTGGCGCAAGCTGGGCCAGACCATCGTCATGGTCACGCACGACCTGGACGAGGCCATCACGCTGTCCGACCGCGTGGTGGTGCTGTCGGGGCCGCCCAGCCGCGTGCTGCGCGACGAGCGCATCGATATCCCCCACCCGCGCGATGTATTCGCGCTGCGCGAGACACCGCAGTTCACCGCCCACGTGCAAAGCCTGTGGTCGGTGCTGGGCCAGCAGTTCCGCGTGGCCGCCTGAGCTAGCGACGACGACATGGCACGTGATTTCCGATTCCTGCACACCGCCATCCGGCGGCATGCGCTGCCTGCCGATGCCTCGGCCGCCGGCCTGCCGCCCGAGGCGGCCGCCGCCCTGCAAGACCAGTTGCGCCACGGCCGACGCGCCGGCCTGCGCCACCGCCTGCGCGTCGGCGCGTGGCAGTTGTTGATTCTTGCCGTGCTGCTGGGCGCGTGGGAAGGGCTGACCCGCATTCCCTGGTTCGTGCAGAACACGCTGTTCGACCCATTCTTCATCAGCCAGCCCTCGCGCGTGGCGCTGCGGCTTTGGCAGTGGCTGCAGCCCGGGCCGCGCTCGGTGTGGCCGCACCTGTGGCTCACACTGGAGGCCACGCTGCTGGGGCTGCTGGCGGGAGTGGGCAGCGGGTTCGCGGTGGGGCTGGCGCTGTCGCGCAGCCGCATGCTGTCCGAGGTGTGCAACCCGTTCATCGTGGCCTTCAACTCGATGCCGCGCATCGCGTTCGTGCCGCTCATCACCATGTTCTTCGGCCTGGGGCTGGCGTCCAAGGTGGTCACCTCGTGGTTCGTGGTGTTCTTTCTGGTGTTCTTCAACACCTACAAGGGCGGACGCAGCGTCGAGCGCGAACTGGTCGACTTCTGCCGCACGCTGGGCGGCTCGCCGCGGCAGATCCTGTGGCGCGTGCGCATTCCCACCGCGGCGGCCTGGACCTTCGCGGCGCTGCCCAACGCCATCAGCTTCGCGCTGATCGGGGTGGTGTTGGCCGAGTTCGTGGGCTCCACCACCGGCATGGGTTACCTGATGATCACCGCGCTGGCCACGCTGAACGCAACCGACATGTTCGCGGCCGTGACGCTGTTGTCCGTCGTGGGCATTGTGCTGGTCTACGCCGTGACCTGGCTGGAACGCAGGCTGCTGCACTGGGCGCCGGAGTTCCGCGACGCCTAGGGCCTGTTAACAGGCCCTAGCGCCGCTCGTGGCTCCGTGGCTTTGCGGCCCGCTGTCGGCGCCGCTGTCCCACGTTCCTGTTTCGAGTAAACCGCATGAGCGCATCCGCATATCTGCAGCAGTTTTCCCTGGCGGGGCAGGTCGCCCTGGTGACCGGATCGGCACGGGGCCTGGGCGCGTGCATTGCCCGCGCGCTGGCCGGTTGCGGCGCCCATGTCCTCGTCAACGGCCGCAACGAGCAGGCCGTGCGGGATGCCGTGGATGACATGCGGGCCGACGGGCTGGCGGCCTCGGCCCTGCCCTTCGATGTGGTTGACGATGCCGCGGTGGAGCGGGCATACGCGCGCATCGATGCCGACTTCGGCAGGCTGGACATCCTGGTCAACAACGTCGGGGCGCGCAACCGCAAGCCGTTGCACGAGATGACCGCGGCCGAGATCCGGGCCCTGATCGACACCGATCTGGTGGCGGGCATACTGCTGGCCAAGCTGGCGGCCGAGCGCATGGCGCGCCACCGCCATGGACGCCTGATCGCCATCACCTCAGTGGCGGGCGAGCTGGCCCGGGCCGGCGACTCGGTGTATCCCGCGGCGAAGCAGGGCTTGACCGGCATGGTGCGCGCGCTGGCCATGGAATACGGCGGCCTGGGCATCACCAGCAACGCGATCGCGCCCGGAACCTTCGCCACCGAGACGAATGCCGCCATCGTCGCGGACCCCGTGATGGGCGCCGCGCTGGCCGCGCGCAATCCCATGGGGCGATGGGGCCGGCCCGACGAGATCGCCGGCGCCGCGGTGTTCCTCGCCTCGGCCGCCGCCTCGTACGTCAACGGACACGTCCTGGTCGTCGACGGGGGCTTGTCCGTGCAGTTCTGACGGGCTGTTTACACTGAAGGCCTGCCCACATTGGAAGCCGCCAGGCCGCACGGCGCGGCGGCGCGCCCACGGCAGGCGCCCCGGTCGTACGGGCGCGCCCTTCCCAAAGCATTTCTAGCAGAGGTGGATATGAGACAGCACTTCATCGACAATCGTCCGGCGGCAGGCGCTTCGGGCGAGCGTATTCCGGTCATAGACCCGTCCAGCGGGCAGGAGTACGACAGCATCGCGCGCGGCACCGCCGCCGATGTCGATGCGGCCGTGCAGGCCGCGCGGCGCGCCTACGACGGCGCCTGGGGGCGCCTGAGCCACGCCGAGCGGGGCAGGCTGCTGCTGAAACTGTCCTTGAAGGTGCTGGACCATTTCGACGAGCTGGCCGAGATCGAATCGCGCGACTGCGGCAAGCCGACCAAACAGGCGCGTGCCGACGTGACCGCCATCGCGCGCTACTTCGAGTTCTACGGCGGCGCGGCCGACAAGCTGCATGGCGAGACGCTGCCCTACACGCAGGGCTACACCGTGCTTACCCTGCGCGAGCCGCACGGCGTCACGGGCCACATCGTGCCCTGGAACTATCCGCTGCAGATCTTCGGCCGCAGCGTCGGCGCCGCGCTGGCCGCGGGCAATGCCTGCGTGGTCAAGCCGGCCGAGGACGCCTGCCTGTCGCTGCTGCGCGTGGCCGAGCTGGCCGCCGAGGTGGGCTTCCCGGCCGGTGCGCTGAACATCGTCACGGGGTATGGCCACGAGGCCGGCGACGCGCTGGCCCGCCATCCCGGCATCGACCACATCTCGTTCACGGGCTCGCCGCGCATCGGCGCGCTGGTCACGCAGGCCGCGGCCGAGCGGCACGTGCCGGTGACGCTCGAGCTGGGCGGCAAATCGCCCCAGATCGTGTTTGCCGACGCCGACATCGACGCCATGCTGCCCGTGGCGGTCAACGCCATCGTGCAGAACGCCGGACAGACCTGCTCTGCGGGCAGCCGCCTGCTGGTGGAGCGCAGCGCGTATGAGGCCGTGCTGGAGCGCCTGGGCGCCGCCTTTGCCGCGCTGCGCACGGGGCCCGGGAAGATGGACCTGGACTGCGGTCCGCTGATCCGCAAGACCCAGCTGCAGCGCGTGCAGGGCTTCCTGCAGGCCGCCGAGCAGGACGGCATCGCCACGGTAGCCAGCGGCGCCGTCGTCGACGGTGCGCCGGCCGATGGCTATTACCAGGCGCCCGTGCTGCTGCGCGACGTGCCCGTGACCCACAAGCTGGCGCAGGAAGAAGTGTTCGGGCCGGTGCTGGCCGCCATGCCGTTCGACAACGAGGCGGACGCCGCGCGCATCGCCAACGCCACCGAATACGGCCTGGCCGCCAGCATCTGGACGCGCGACGGCGCACGCCAGCTGCGACTGGCCCGCAAACTGCGCAGCGGCCAGGTGTTCATCAACAACTATGGCGCGGGCGGCGGCATCGAACTGCCTTTCGGCGGCGTGAAGGCCAGCGGCCATGGGCGCGAGAAGGGGTTCGAAGCCCTGTATGGCTTCACCGTGCTGAAGACGATATCGATCAAGCACGACTGAGCGCGTGTTGGCCAGCACCGGCCGGTGGGAATCAGGCCGGTGCCGGATGTGCGGCCAGCCCCAGCTTGTCGGCTGCATGGTTCAACCGCTTGTCGCGGGTCCATAAGCGCGTACCAGGACGTAGAGCGACGGCGGTGAGCAAATGCAATGTCGCGCCTTTCCAGCAAGGTTCGCAAGTGAGCGTTCTTTCCTGCGAAATGATCGACCCAGATCGCGGAGTCAACGAGCATCATTGTCGCGCCTCGGTTGCCGCCACGCCTTGTCCGTCAGACCAGGGGCGACGCCATGAAGACGAGCCAGCTGCCGGGATGCTTCCAGTTCGATGAGATACTTCAGTGCACGGTCTACCAGTGCCGAGGCTTCATGGATTCCGGTGTAGGACCTCGCTTTTGCCGGAAGTTCGTTGTCAAGTGCCAGGGTGGTGGGCGTTCGGAATGCCTGCGGCCTGCTCCGCACCAGCCCGGTGTTCATGCCGTTTGCAATATCCACGTTCATGACGCTTTCTTCCATTCTGATGTCACTGTAAGCCTGCAGTCTGCATCAGCTTGGGAAGTGCAATGGCTTTCCTTCAACAAATCGGCCATGTCCGACGTCGCCAGGGACATCTTGGTCCTCATACCCACACGCATGTATGAAAAAACCCCCGACGTCGGACGCCTGTCCAACTGTCGGGGGTGTTCATGGCAATTGATGCCCGCTAGTCACCGAAGCGAGCGCTCCAGGGCAGATCGCCCCGGACGCGCCCGTCAGGCCGCCACGGCCTCGTCGGCATCCACCGTCTTGCCGGCGGCCAGGTGCCGGTTCACGGCGCTCAGCACCGCCCGGAACGACGCCGTCACGATGTCGCGGTCGATGCCCACGCCGAAGCCGGTGGGCGAATCGCCCACGCGCACCTCGACATAGCTGGCCGCGCGGGTGTCGGTGCCCGTGCCGATGGCGTGCTCGTGGTAGTCCATGATGCGCACCGGCACGTCCAGCGCCGCCACGAAGGCCGAGATCGCGCCGTCGCCGCTGCCGGTCACGGTGCGGCGTACACCTTCGTACTCGAGTTCGGCCGTGATGGTGAACTGCTTGCCTTCGCCGGCCGAAGGGTCGCCGTCGATGCGATGGCGGATCAGCGTCCACGGCGAGTGCTGTTGCAGGTATTCCTCGTTGAAGATGGTGTAGACGTCGGCCGCCGTGACTTCGCGCCCGGTCTCGTCGGTGACGCGCTGGATGGCGCGGCTGAATTCGATCTGCAGACGGCGCGGCAGTTCGAGGCCGTGTTCTTGTTCGAGCAGGTACGATACGCCGCCCTTGCCCGACTGGCTGTTGACGCGGATCACGGCGTCGTAGCTGCGGCCCAGGTCGGCCGGGTCGATGGGCAGATAGGGCACTTCCCAGACGGCGTCCGGGGCCTGCTGCGCGAAGCCCTTCTTGATGGCGTCCTGGTGCGAGCCTGAGAAGGCGGTGAACACGAGATCGCCAGCGTAGGGATGGCGCGGATGCACGGGCAATTGATTGCAGTACTCGGCACAGCGGCGCACCTCGTCGATGTCCGAGAAGTCCAGCCCAGGGTGCACGCCTTGCGTGTACAGGTTCAGCGCGAGCGTCACCAGGTCGACGTTGCCGGTGCGCTCGCCGCTGCCGAACAGGCAGCCCTCGATGCGGTCGGCTCCGGCCATGACGGCGAACTCGGCCGCCGCCACCGCGGTGCCGCGGTCATTGTGCGGATGCACGCTGAGCACGATGCTGTCGCGGCGCGCCAGGTTGCGGTGCATCCATTCGATCTGGTCGGCGTACAGGTTGGGCGTGGTGGCCTCGATGGTGGCCGGCAGGTTGAGCACGAGCTTCTTCTGCGGCGTGGCGTCCCATTCCTCGGCCACGGCGTTGGACACTTCCAGCGCGAACTCGGGCTCGGTGGTGCTGAAGACCTCCGGCGAGTACTCGTACAGCCACTGCGTTTCGGGGTGCTGGGCCATGTACTTCTTGACCAGGCGCGTGCCGGTGACCGCGATGTTGCGGATCTCGTCCTTGCTCATGTTGAAGACGATCTTGCGGAACGCGGGCGCGCAGGCGTTGTACAGGTGCACCATGGCGCGCTTGGCGCCCGCGGCCGATTCCACCGTGCGGCTGATGAGGTCTTCGCGCGCCTGGGTCAGCACGATGATGGTGACGTCATCGGGAATGCGGCGCTCTTCGATCAGCTTGCGCACGAAATCGAAGTCGGTCTGCGAGGCCGACGGAAAGCCCACCTCGATTTCCTTGAAACCGATCTTCACCAGCTGGTCGAAGAACCGCAGCTTGCGTTCCACGCTCATCGGCTCGATCAGCGCCTGGTTGCCGTCGCGCAGATCGGTGCTCATCCAGATCGGCGGAGCGGTGATGCGGCGGCTGGGCCAAGTGCGGTCGGCGAAGTCCTGGGCGAACGGGCGGAAGGGAACGTATTTGGCGGCGGGGTTGGCGAGCATCATCGGTACACCTCGGTAACTGGGAATCCGGAGGCCACCGGCCGCAGCGCGTACGCGCATTCGGCGGCGGCGGCCTGTTTGCAGGCTTCAGGCCAGGATAGTGGCCGGATTCGGTTTCAAATCGGAGAAAGCGGAAGGAGGACGCGTGGCGAGCGTACGGTCCGGGGACCCAGGCTGCCGAGCTACCACGGACCCTAGGCCCGGCAACCGATCGGTAGGTGTAGCGATAGCGCTAGTAGAAGCGCGCCGCGGGCAGCGGACGGGCGCAAGCCGGCCACCGAGGCGTCGGAGCGCTCGGTAGCGATTGCGTAGGAGGTGCAAAAGGCGACCATAACCCGTAGTCAAACATATTTTGCGCCGAGGCGCAATTGCGGCGGCCTAGCGGAACGGCCCGATGGTGGGCTCGGCATGGCGCTGGCCGGCCGTCGCGGCAGGGGCTGCGGGCACGGCGGTGGGCCGCGTGGGCACCGGTGCCTGTTCGTCGAGGACAGCGGACTGCTCGCGCACCAGCGCGATCTTGCCGATGCGGTTGTGGCGCAGTTCCTGGTGCGTGCGCTGCAGGTCGCCGATGGTGAAGGGTTCGTCGCGGTCGGCCCACACCCAGCGCAGCACGTCGATGGACTCGTCGGACAGCGAGGCGCGCAGGCTGGCCAGGGTGTTGACGTCCAGCGGGCGGGCGCGCGCCGAGGCCATGTTGGCATACAGCCACGAGCGCACCAGGAAGAACACGATGATCGACCAGATGATCACCACGCCCCACCAGAAATACGGATTGATGCGCGAGAGCAGGTCGATTGTCTGCTGGCCCAGGGCCTGCATGCCGTCGAACCGGATGGAGCGGCCCACGTCCTGCAGTTTCGACGCCACCAGCAGCCAGATGATGATGGCGGCAACGATGACCAGGGCCCGGACGACCAGCCGGGGGGCCGCAAGTTTCACCAGGGTTTGTCCGACGATGCGGCTGTCTTGGCGAATGCGTTCGGGCGAAGTGGGATTCATCATGCAAAATATTGTACCTATGACTCGTCCTGCTTTAGAACTTCGTCCCGGCCAGCACCTCACGCTGACCCCGCAGCTGCAACAGTCGATCCGGCTGCTGCAGCTGTCATCGCTGGAGCTCGAAGCCGAGATTTCGCAGGCGCTGTCCGAGAACCCCCTGCTCGAGCGCGACGAGGATCCGGCACAGGCCGACAACGCCGATCCGCAGCGCGAGGCATCGGTCGACAACGACGACAGCGCGCCCGATACCGAGTCGCGACTGGAAGAGATGCCCGGCTCGGGGGGCGTCTATCCCGACGAAGATGGCGAAACCCAGCAGACCGCGCACACGGACACCTTGCGCGAGCACCTGTTGGGCCAGCTGATCCTCACGCGTGCCGCGCCGCGCGATGCGGCCCTGGCGGCGCTGCTGATCGACGAGCTGGACGAGAACGGTTATCTGGGCTCGCCGCTGGACGAAATCCTGACCTGGCTGCCAGCCGAGCTCGAGGTCGACCTGGACGAACTGCGCGCGGCGCTTACCCTGCTGCAGTCGTTCGACCCATCGGGGGTGGGCGCGCGTGACACCGCGGACTGCCTGCTGCTGCAGCTGCGCCATCCCGATCCGGCTCGCCTGCCCGAGGCGGGGCAGCCGGGCGTGCTGGCGGTGGCCCGGCAGATCTGCGCGAATCACCTGCCGCTGCTGGCCAGCGGCAATCCGGCGCGCCTGCGCGAGGCGCTGCATTGCGACGACGCCACGCTGCGGGCGGCGCACGCGCTCATCCAGCGGCTCGATCCGCGGCCCGGCCGCGCCTGGACGGTGCCCGCGGCCGATTATGCGATTCCGGACGTCATCGTCCGCAAGACGCGGCAAGGCTGGCAGGCCGTGCTGAACAGCGCGGTGGTGCCGCGTCTGCATATCAACGGCCTGTACGCGCAGATGCTGGGCAACCAGCGCGAGTCCAGCCATGCGGGGCTGCAGGCGCAGCTGCAGCAGGCGCGCTGGATGATCCGCAACGTCGAACAGCGCTTCGACACCATCCTGCGGGTGTCGCAGGCCATCGTGGCGCGGCAGTCGGCCTTCTTCAGCCAGGGGCCCGCGGCCATGCGGCCGCTCATCCTGAAAGACATCGCGGGCGAGCTCGGCCTGCACGAATCCACCATTTCGCGCGCCACCACGCAGAAGTACATGCTTACCCCCTATGGCACGCTGGAGCTGAAGCGCTTCTTCGGCACCGGGGTCGCCACGGACAGCGGCGACTCGGCGTCGGCCACGGCCGTGCAGGAACACATCCGCCAGATGGTGGCGGGCGAGAACCGCGCCAAGCCTTTGTCCGACAGCCAGATCATGCAGCGCCTGGCGGATCAGGGCATCGTCATCGCGCGACGCACCGTGGCCAAGTATCGCGAGGCGTTGCGCATCGCGCCGGCGGCCGTGCGCAAGGCGCACGCGGCGGTGCGGTAAGGCATCTGCGCTGCGTCAGGCCGAGGGGAATAAATACTGAGGCGCGTTCGCAACGCGGCACTTGCACTCCCCCGAACAATTGACGATAATTGTTCTCATGTACGTTTGTATCTGCAACGCTGTCACCGAACGCCAAGTCCGCGCCTGCGTAGACGCGGGCGCCACGTCGCTCGGCGATCTGCAATTCGAACTGGGTGTGGCCTCGTGCTGCGGCTGCTGCGCCGACACGGCGGCCGAATATCTGCCGGGCGGACGCTGCTCCACCGTCTGCGACGTCCGTTCGATTGCCGTTCCGGTGAACATGCCCGCGGTCCGGGTCGACAACGACCAGCCCGCCGCCAATACCCCCGCGGTCACCCGCGCCGCCTGATCCCTTCCAGGCGCGTCCGCATAGTGCTGCCGCCGCGGCAGCCTTTCCTGTTGTCGCTCAATCCGCCATGGCGTGGCCAGGGGACTCGACGTCCGCCGGCCTTGCCTGCGCCGCCTCGGCGCAGAATTCCCGCATTCGCAGCGCTAGGTCGCGCGCCGCCCCCGACGCGGTGGGGTTGAGGCACAACGCCAGTTCGCTGGGGGCCGGGCGCGGCAGCAGGTCGTCGCAGGTGCGCATGGCCGGCGTCAGGCAGCGGCGATCCATCAGCGCAATGCCCAGCCCGCCTTCCAGCGCCGCCTGCAGGCCGCCGATGTTGGGGCTTTCGTATGCGATGCGCCAGCGCCGCCCGGCGCTTTCCAGGGCGTGAATGGCGCGATTGCGATACATGCAGCCCTGCGGAAAGGCCACCAGCGGTACGGGGTCGGGCAGCGTCGTCGCCCAATCGTGGCGGCATAGCCAGTTCAGGCGTTCCGGCCAGGCGTCCACGCAGTCGCCGGCGCCGGGTTCACGCTTGAACAAGGCGATGTCCAGTTCGCCGCGCGCCAGGCTGCGCGCCAGCACGGCGCTCAGGTCCGCGCGCATGGTCACGCGAACGGCGGGATGGGCCCGCGCGAAGCGGGCCACCAGGCGCGTGATGCTTTCCACCGCGAAATCGTCCGGCACGCCGACTCTTACCATCTCCACGCCCTGCGCACCGCTGACGGCCTCGCGGATCTCGGTGGACAGCGCCAGCATGCGGCGGGCATAGCCCAGCAGCCGCTCGCCGTCTTCGGTCAGCCGGACCTGACGGCCTTCCCGCACGAACAGTTCGCAGCCCAGCGCCGATTCGAGTTTGCGGATCTGCTGGCTGACCGTGGATTGCGTGCGATGGACGCGTTCTCCCGCACGAGTGAAGCCGCCCGCGTCGACGACGGAAACGAAGCTATGGAGGAGATCCAGGTCCATGATGGCGGCCAATCCAGTGGAATTTCGAATACTTTTGATCCGAATAAAGAATTTGTCAATGGATGATGGCCTCGCCGAGAATGCTGCGTGCGCCGACGTTTCGGCGATCGAGTTCCTGAATCGGTATCGCAGCCATGAAATCGTCGTTGGCCTTGCCCGCAGCCGCCGCAACCCCGACCACCGCGGGATCCACTCCTTGGGGTTCGATCGCACTGTTCTGCGTGCTGTGGAGTTCGGCGTTCGCGGCGGCCAAGATCGCCTTGCGGGACTGTCCGCCCCTGACTCTGCTGACCGTGCGGTTTCTCATCGCCGGCGTGCTGATGCTGGGCATGGCGGCGGTCACGGGCGGGCTGCGCCGCATCCCGCCGCGCGAACTGCTGTGCCTGGCGGGCCTGGGCGTGCTGAACAACGCGATGTACCTGGGTTTCAGCTGGACCGGCATGGAGACGGTGTCGTCCGCGTTCACCTCGGTGCTGGTCAGCACGAACCCGCTGCTGATCGGCCTGCTGGCCGGGCCGGTGCTGGGCGAGCGGCTGGGTTGGCGCAAGTTGGCGGGGCTGTGCCTGGGGCTGCTGGGCGTGGTGCTGGTGCTGCGGTCGCGGCTCACGGGCATGCAGGAAGACTTGCAAGGCACGCTTTACGTAGCCATCGGGTTGCTGGGGCTGGTGGCGGGCACGCTTGCCTACAAGCGGCTCAAGCCTCGCGCCAGCCTGTGGAGTGCGACGGGGGTACAGGCACTGGCCGGTTCGCTGGCCCTGATGCCCTTTGCGCTGCACTACGAATCGATCGAGCAGGTGCGCCTGACCGCCAGCCTGTTCGGCAGCGTGGCATACAGCATCGTGCTGGTATCGATGGGCTGCTATGCCCTGTGGTTCTCGATTCTCAACCGCACCAGCGCCACCTCGGCCAGCGCCCTGCACTTCCTCATGCCGCCGCTGGGTTTGCTGTTCGGCTGGGCCGTGCTGGGCGAGGCCGTCTCCTGGCTCGACATGGTCGGCATCGTCCCCATCGCATTGGGCATC
Protein-coding regions in this window:
- a CDS encoding ABC transporter ATP-binding protein: MIELAQVGKAYQSQSGMSRTGIVHAVGQVDLHIAEGEFVSIVGPSGCGKSTLLNMIAGFLPPTTGSIRVAGQPVQGRVPPALGYIFQKDTLLPWYSVRKNVALGLRFQGVPAQRIAPRVAELLELGHLSGFADAYPHQLSGGMRRRVALLMSLAVEPRILLLDEPFGALDTHTKTHLHRELMEIWRKLGQTIVMVTHDLDEAITLSDRVVVLSGPPSRVLRDERIDIPHPRDVFALRETPQFTAHVQSLWSVLGQQFRVAA
- a CDS encoding ABC transporter permease — encoded protein: MARDFRFLHTAIRRHALPADASAAGLPPEAAAALQDQLRHGRRAGLRHRLRVGAWQLLILAVLLGAWEGLTRIPWFVQNTLFDPFFISQPSRVALRLWQWLQPGPRSVWPHLWLTLEATLLGLLAGVGSGFAVGLALSRSRMLSEVCNPFIVAFNSMPRIAFVPLITMFFGLGLASKVVTSWFVVFFLVFFNTYKGGRSVERELVDFCRTLGGSPRQILWRVRIPTAAAWTFAALPNAISFALIGVVLAEFVGSTTGMGYLMITALATLNATDMFAAVTLLSVVGIVLVYAVTWLERRLLHWAPEFRDA
- a CDS encoding SDR family oxidoreductase gives rise to the protein MSASAYLQQFSLAGQVALVTGSARGLGACIARALAGCGAHVLVNGRNEQAVRDAVDDMRADGLAASALPFDVVDDAAVERAYARIDADFGRLDILVNNVGARNRKPLHEMTAAEIRALIDTDLVAGILLAKLAAERMARHRHGRLIAITSVAGELARAGDSVYPAAKQGLTGMVRALAMEYGGLGITSNAIAPGTFATETNAAIVADPVMGAALAARNPMGRWGRPDEIAGAAVFLASAAASYVNGHVLVVDGGLSVQF
- a CDS encoding aldehyde dehydrogenase family protein, with translation MRQHFIDNRPAAGASGERIPVIDPSSGQEYDSIARGTAADVDAAVQAARRAYDGAWGRLSHAERGRLLLKLSLKVLDHFDELAEIESRDCGKPTKQARADVTAIARYFEFYGGAADKLHGETLPYTQGYTVLTLREPHGVTGHIVPWNYPLQIFGRSVGAALAAGNACVVKPAEDACLSLLRVAELAAEVGFPAGALNIVTGYGHEAGDALARHPGIDHISFTGSPRIGALVTQAAAERHVPVTLELGGKSPQIVFADADIDAMLPVAVNAIVQNAGQTCSAGSRLLVERSAYEAVLERLGAAFAALRTGPGKMDLDCGPLIRKTQLQRVQGFLQAAEQDGIATVASGAVVDGAPADGYYQAPVLLRDVPVTHKLAQEEVFGPVLAAMPFDNEADAARIANATEYGLAASIWTRDGARQLRLARKLRSGQVFINNYGAGGGIELPFGGVKASGHGREKGFEALYGFTVLKTISIKHD
- a CDS encoding type II toxin-antitoxin system VapB family antitoxin, with protein sequence MNVDIANGMNTGLVRSRPQAFRTPTTLALDNELPAKARSYTGIHEASALVDRALKYLIELEASRQLARLHGVAPGLTDKAWRQPRRDNDAR
- the leuA gene encoding 2-isopropylmalate synthase is translated as MMLANPAAKYVPFRPFAQDFADRTWPSRRITAPPIWMSTDLRDGNQALIEPMSVERKLRFFDQLVKIGFKEIEVGFPSASQTDFDFVRKLIEERRIPDDVTIIVLTQAREDLISRTVESAAGAKRAMVHLYNACAPAFRKIVFNMSKDEIRNIAVTGTRLVKKYMAQHPETQWLYEYSPEVFSTTEPEFALEVSNAVAEEWDATPQKKLVLNLPATIEATTPNLYADQIEWMHRNLARRDSIVLSVHPHNDRGTAVAAAEFAVMAGADRIEGCLFGSGERTGNVDLVTLALNLYTQGVHPGLDFSDIDEVRRCAEYCNQLPVHPRHPYAGDLVFTAFSGSHQDAIKKGFAQQAPDAVWEVPYLPIDPADLGRSYDAVIRVNSQSGKGGVSYLLEQEHGLELPRRLQIEFSRAIQRVTDETGREVTAADVYTIFNEEYLQQHSPWTLIRHRIDGDPSAGEGKQFTITAELEYEGVRRTVTGSGDGAISAFVAALDVPVRIMDYHEHAIGTGTDTRAASYVEVRVGDSPTGFGVGIDRDIVTASFRAVLSAVNRHLAAGKTVDADEAVAA
- the rpoN gene encoding RNA polymerase factor sigma-54: MTRPALELRPGQHLTLTPQLQQSIRLLQLSSLELEAEISQALSENPLLERDEDPAQADNADPQREASVDNDDSAPDTESRLEEMPGSGGVYPDEDGETQQTAHTDTLREHLLGQLILTRAAPRDAALAALLIDELDENGYLGSPLDEILTWLPAELEVDLDELRAALTLLQSFDPSGVGARDTADCLLLQLRHPDPARLPEAGQPGVLAVARQICANHLPLLASGNPARLREALHCDDATLRAAHALIQRLDPRPGRAWTVPAADYAIPDVIVRKTRQGWQAVLNSAVVPRLHINGLYAQMLGNQRESSHAGLQAQLQQARWMIRNVEQRFDTILRVSQAIVARQSAFFSQGPAAMRPLILKDIAGELGLHESTISRATTQKYMLTPYGTLELKRFFGTGVATDSGDSASATAVQEHIRQMVAGENRAKPLSDSQIMQRLADQGIVIARRTVAKYREALRIAPAAVRKAHAAVR
- a CDS encoding (2Fe-2S)-binding protein; translated protein: MYVCICNAVTERQVRACVDAGATSLGDLQFELGVASCCGCCADTAAEYLPGGRCSTVCDVRSIAVPVNMPAVRVDNDQPAANTPAVTRAA
- a CDS encoding LysR family transcriptional regulator translates to MDLDLLHSFVSVVDAGGFTRAGERVHRTQSTVSQQIRKLESALGCELFVREGRQVRLTEDGERLLGYARRMLALSTEIREAVSGAQGVEMVRVGVPDDFAVESITRLVARFARAHPAVRVTMRADLSAVLARSLARGELDIALFKREPGAGDCVDAWPERLNWLCRHDWATTLPDPVPLVAFPQGCMYRNRAIHALESAGRRWRIAYESPNIGGLQAALEGGLGIALMDRRCLTPAMRTCDDLLPRPAPSELALCLNPTASGAARDLALRMREFCAEAAQARPADVESPGHAMAD
- a CDS encoding DMT family transporter — its product is MKSSLALPAAAATPTTAGSTPWGSIALFCVLWSSAFAAAKIALRDCPPLTLLTVRFLIAGVLMLGMAAVTGGLRRIPPRELLCLAGLGVLNNAMYLGFSWTGMETVSSAFTSVLVSTNPLLIGLLAGPVLGERLGWRKLAGLCLGLLGVVLVLRSRLTGMQEDLQGTLYVAIGLLGLVAGTLAYKRLKPRASLWSATGVQALAGSLALMPFALHYESIEQVRLTASLFGSVAYSIVLVSMGCYALWFSILNRTSATSASALHFLMPPLGLLFGWAVLGEAVSWLDMVGIVPIALGIWLATRNA